The genomic stretch GAAAAACCAATTTCTGAGATGACAATAGAGGAACTTAAAGTTAAGATTGCGGAAATTTCAGCTTTCATTGCTCAATTAAAAGCTCAGATAGCTCAACTCCTGGAAAAGGAGGTCACTGAAGAAATCCCAGCTAATTACAGATTCATCATTAATCTTGAATATGACCAGACAAATGATGACGTCAGATACTTACAGATCTTCCTTAAAACCCAAGGAACAGCAATTTATCCTGAAGGCATAGTTTCTGGTTGGTTTGGCCCTTTAACTAAGAAAGCGGTAATTCATTTTCAGGAAAAATATGCTCAAGACATCTTAGTCCCCTGGGAATTAACGGAAGGCACTGGTTACGTTGGTTCAACCACCAGGGCTAAGATGAACGAGATTTTTGGAGAGGGAATCGGCAATTAGGAAATTTTATGAAAATTATATTTATTATTATTGATGGGTTAGGAGATAAGCCTATCCCGAAGCTCGGAAACAAAACACCACTCGAAGCAGCTAAAACCCCTAATTTAGATTGGTTAGCTAAGAATGGGATTTGCGGCCTAATTAAACCTTTTTATTTTCCTTGGCAGAGGTATCCTCGATCAGATACCGCTCATTTGGCTCTGTTTGGTTATAATCCTAAGGTCTATTATCTGGGGCGAGGACCTTATGAGGCTGCCGGCATTGGATTTGATCTAAAAGAAGGAGACGTAGCCTTGAGAGCAAATTTTGGCACGGTAAACAAAAACCTTAAAGTTATTGATAGAAGGGCAGGGAGAATCAATGAGACCCTGCCATTAGTAAAAGCTCTGGATGGAATGAACATTGAAGGAATTAAGTTTTTAGTTAAAAAATCTTATGGACACCGGGCAGTATTGATTTTGCGAGCCCTCCCAAATTTTAAAAAAAATCTAGGAAGACGGGGGCGAAATCCTTCTGATAAAATTACAGATTCGGATCCCCACAAAGTCGGAGTTAGAGTAAAAAAGGTTTTTCCTCAAAATAAATCTAGAGAGGCAAAATATACAGCTCAAGTCTTAAATAAATTTTTAGAGAAGGCCTATCAAATTTTAAGAAATCATCCTTTAAACAAAAAAAGAGTAAAATTAAGGAAAACGCCGGCTAACTATTTATTAGTTAGGGGGGCCGGTAAGCTCAGAAAAATTCCCAGCTTCTATCAAAGATATCAATTAAAAGCTTGCTGTATTGCCGGTGGCGCTCTCTATAAAGGAATTGCTAAAATCTTAGGGATGAAATTAATTAAAATTAAAGGTGCCACCGGCTTTGCCAGCACTAATCTTAAAGGCAAGTTTGAAGGAGCTAAAAAAGCTCTTAAAAAACCTGCCCCGCATCGAAACGCAGTTTCTGGTGCGGGGTACAACTTCATTTTTTGTCATATTAAAGCTGCTGATAATTTAGCTGAAGACGGAAACTTTCCCGGAAAAAAAGAATTTATCGAGAAAATTGATAAAAATATAAAGACATTTTTAAAGCTTAAAAACGTTTTGATTGTCGTTACTGGAGATCATTCAACCTGTTCCTTGCTTCAAAGACATTGCGTAGAACCAGTACCAGTTTTGATTTTTGGCAGCAGAACTGATAAAGTAAAAGAATTCAACGAAAAAGCCTGCCAGAAAGGAAAACTAAGAAAAATTAATCAACTTAACTTAATGCCAAAGGTCTTACTTTGCACTAAACGCAATTTGTAATACACTTTAATTATTAGTTAATAAATTTCAAACTATGGTCAAAGTATTTAGTACGCCCACCTGTCCTTATTGTGTTACCTTGAAGGAATTCTTAAAGGAACACAGTATTGAATTTGAAGATATTGATGTTTCTCAAAACAAACAAGCTCTCGACGAAATGGTTAAGAACTCAGGCCAGATGGGAGTGCCGGTAGTTGATATTGACGGCCAAATTATAGTAGGCTT from Candidatus Nealsonbacteria bacterium encodes the following:
- a CDS encoding glutaredoxin family protein, with protein sequence MVKVFSTPTCPYCVTLKEFLKEHSIEFEDIDVSQNKQALDEMVKNSGQMGVPVVDIDGQIIVGFDKEKISELLNIKE
- the apgM gene encoding 2,3-bisphosphoglycerate-independent phosphoglycerate mutase, which encodes MKIIFIIIDGLGDKPIPKLGNKTPLEAAKTPNLDWLAKNGICGLIKPFYFPWQRYPRSDTAHLALFGYNPKVYYLGRGPYEAAGIGFDLKEGDVALRANFGTVNKNLKVIDRRAGRINETLPLVKALDGMNIEGIKFLVKKSYGHRAVLILRALPNFKKNLGRRGRNPSDKITDSDPHKVGVRVKKVFPQNKSREAKYTAQVLNKFLEKAYQILRNHPLNKKRVKLRKTPANYLLVRGAGKLRKIPSFYQRYQLKACCIAGGALYKGIAKILGMKLIKIKGATGFASTNLKGKFEGAKKALKKPAPHRNAVSGAGYNFIFCHIKAADNLAEDGNFPGKKEFIEKIDKNIKTFLKLKNVLIVVTGDHSTCSLLQRHCVEPVPVLIFGSRTDKVKEFNEKACQKGKLRKINQLNLMPKVLLCTKRNL